Genomic segment of Microbacterium sp. BH-3-3-3:
GCGGTCCCGTGGTCGGCGATCTCGTCGCGACGGGCGCCGGAGCGGAGCTTGTCGACGGCAGCCTGGGGGGCGCGGCCGAAGACCTTGAACAGGTTCTTCGCCGCGAGGGCAGGCGCCTCGAACGCAGGCGGATGGGTCACTGTGTGCACCTCAGCGGCCTCGGGTGGCCGCAGCGGTCACGCCCGGGTGGCAGCCGTCAGCACTCTTCGGGGGGTGGAGTGCGTCGGCGTCGAATGTCGGATCCGACGCCCAGGCCGCCGACCGTACGCTCGCGGCGTCGACTCCCCCGAGTCGTCACCGGCGACCGCGGACTGGTCGGGTGGGCGGCCCGAATTCGGGCCTCCACCAAGGTTTCACGGTGATGGATCGGCTGGCAAATCGCCCGCCGCGTTGCGCTCTCGAGCACCCTGTGGCACGCGCGTGCGCGTGCCCGATGCTTCACGGGCGCTCCCCAGCGGGCATCCCCGAATGCGAGCCCGGGCGTGTCGCGCGACGTCGGCGGAGGCGCTCCGGCATCCGAAACCGTCGCGCCGAGGCGACTGCCGCTCAGTCGGTCCCGGGGTGCGCGGCGGCGGACCGGTGGTGACGGATGACCTCGGCGACGACGAAGTTGAACCACTTCTCGGCGAACGCGGGATCGAGGTCGGCGTCTTCCGCCAACCGCATGAGCCGGGCGATCTGCTGCTCTTCGCGCGAGGGATCGGACGCCGGCATGCCGTGCTGGGCCTTGAGCACACCCACTTGCTTGGTGCAGCGGAATCGCTCGGCGAGCAGGAAGATCAGCGCGGCGTCGATGTTGTCGATGCTGCCCCGCAGGCCCTGCAGGATCGTGGTGGGGTCGGCGTCGGTCATATGTCCTCCCAGATCGCTCCGAGGATACCGCGCGCGAGGGTCGACGTAACGCGCTCCCCGTAGACCCTTACAGTGTTGAGCATGAGCCGATCGACGCGCCCCGACCCCACCTCCGAGGGCGCCGAGGCGGGGACCCCCACCTCCCGCGACAAGCCGGTCTGGTCCGCGGTCTCGCGCCCCTACGCCGCCGGCTTCTTCCTCACCCTCGGCGGTCTCACCGCGCTCCTGCTGGGTGCTGCGCTCTCGAACATCTCCACGGTGCTCATCTACATCGCGATCGCCCTCTTCGTGGCCCTCGCCCTCGACCCCCTCGTGCGCATGCTGGTGCGCCGCGGCCTGTCGCGCGCGTGGTCGATCGTCATCGTGTTCGGCGGCCTCGCCGTCATCCTCGCCGGGGCCCTGTGGTTGCTGATCCCGCCCGTCGTCCGTCAGGTCGAGCAGTTCGTCCGCGACATCCCGAACTTCGTCAACGACCTCATCGACAGCGACGCCGTGCACTGGGTCGAGTCGAACTTCGGCGACAGCCTGGGCGACGTGCTCAAAGAGGTGCAGGGCTTCGCCACCAACCCCACGAACATCGCGGCGATCGGCGGCGGTCTTCTTCAGGTCGGCATCACCATCGGCACGTTCGTCTCGGGAGCGATCATCGTGCTGGTGCTGAGCCTGTACTTCCTCGCGTCCCTGCCCAAGATGAAGAACAGCCTCGTGCGTCTGACGCCCGCGCGCAGCCGCGCGACGGTCTCGGACATGACGGGTCAGATCACCGACTCGGTCGGCGGGTACCTCGCGGGCATGGTCGTGCTGGCGCTGTGCAACGCGGTCTTCGCGTTCATCGTGCTGACGATCCTGCAGCAGCCCTTCGCCGCGCTGCTGGCGGCCCTTGCCTTCGGGATCACGCTCATTCCGCTCGTCGGCTCGGTGCTCTTCTGGGCGACCGCTACGGTCTTCACGCTCATCGTCAGCCCGAGCGCCGGCCTCATCTTCGCGATCGTGTACCTCGTCTACATGCAGGTCGAGGCATATCTGCTGACCCCCCGCGTGATGAACCGCACGATCTCGGTTCCCGGCTCGCTCGTGGTGATCGGCGCGCTCGTCGGCGGCACCCTCCTGGGGCTCCTCGGTGCGCTGGTCGCGATCCCGGTCACGGCCTCGGTGCTGCTCATCATCAAGCAGATCGTCATCCCGCGTCAGGATGCCAAGAAGTAGGCACCGACGGGAGTCGCCGCCGGGGCGTGCCCCGGTGCTCGCGAGCGTGCGCATGACGGGTGCGCGGGGATAGCGGCATCCCGAGCCGGTCCGTCGCTGACCCGGTCGAAGCCGGCGCGCACCATCCCCGGCGGGCGGAGATATCCGACGTCTGCGCGCTCGCGCGGCTCCGGAACGTGCGCGCCGTCGGCGCCGACGCGTGCGATGATCTCGTCACCGACGTCGACATGACCGGAGCACACCCATGAGCGCCCCCTATCGCCACCTCGCCTCGACGGGCGGTGTCTTCTCGCTCATCCGCGACGGCCTGGCTCGTTCCCGGTCGGACCTCTCGCGACTGACCGGGCTGGCGCCCTCGACCATCACGCTGCGCGTCGACGAGCTGCTCACCCTCGGCGTCGTCGAAGAGGCGGGCGAGACCGCGTCGCGTGGGGGCCGTCGCCCGCGCAACCTCGCCCTCGCACGCGATGGACGCGTCGTCGCCGGGATCGACCTCGGCGCCGCGCACGCCACCATCATCCTCGAAGACCTGCGCGGCACCCGCGTGGCCCGTCATCGCATGACCCTCGACATCTCGCGGGCGCCCGAGGTGGTGCTGCGCGGCATCCATCGCGAGGTGCTCTCGCTCGTCGAGGCGGCCGCCGAGCCCGTGACCCTGGCGGGCATCGGCCTGGCGGTTCCCGGACCCGTCGGCGTACCGGACGGTCGCATCATCTCGCCCTCGCGGATGCCGGGATGGAACGGCATCGATGCCTCGGCGATCCTCGGCGGCATCGCCGGCGTTCCCGTGCGCTGCGAGAACGACGCGAATGCGATGGCTCTCGGTGAGCACATCGCCGGAGGCCGGAGATCGCGCAACATGCTCGTGGTCAAAGCGGGCTCGAGCATCGGCGTCGGCATCATCGTCGACGGCGCGCTCTACCGCGGAGCGACGGGGGTGGCGGGCGACATCACCCACATCGCCGTGGCCGGCTCCACGGTGGCCTGCGTCTGCGGTCGCGTGGGCTGCCTCGACGCCATCGCGGGCGGGCGCGCCATCGGCGAGGCCATGACGGCGGGCGGCATCCGCATCGACGACGTGGCGCAGCTGTCGGAGCTCGCCCACGACGGGCACCCCCTCGCCACGCGCCTGCTGCGCGAAGCGGGTCTGCGCACGGGCAGCGTGCTGGCCACCGTCGTGGGCTTCTTCAACCCCGAGCGGCTCGTGCTCGGCGGCATCATCGCCACGACCGACGCCTTCGTCGCCGGCGTGCGCTCGAGCATCTACGACCTGTGCCTCCCCCTGTCGACCTCGTCCCTGGAGGTCTCGGCGTCGGAAGAGGGCTGGGACATCGGAGCGCGCGGAGCCGCTCTGCTCGTGCGCGACGAGCTGCTGTCGGCCGCCTCCATCGACAACCTGACGCGGTCGAACGCCTGACTTATTTCACGGATTGAAGTCGAAATGGTGACTTCATCCGATGTATGTAACAGGTCGATTAAGGAATGAAGCGGTGCTCGTCTGCGCCGCTAGCCTCCCCCCAAGACCTAATCATCCGATGTCCCGGGCTGATTCGCCGGACCCGAACTCCGCAGCCCGCACCCGAGAGGAACCCCCATGCACAAGAAACGGATCGCCTTCGCGGGCCTCGTCGCCGTCACGGCGATGGGCTTCACCGCCTGCGCCTCCGGCGGCGGCGCGGCCGACGGCGGCAAGACCACCATTGTCTGGAACATGTGGGCGGGTGACACCGCCTCGGAGCAGAAGCTCAAGGACCAGATGGCCGTCGCCCAGAAGCTCGTCGGCGATGACATCACCATCGAGCTGCAGACCGCTCCCTGGGCCGACTACTTCACCAAGTTGAACACGAACATGGCGTCGGGCAAGGTCGCCTGCGTCACGGGCATGAACGGCCAGCGCCTCGCCGGATACACCGAGGTGTTCGACGAGCTCACCGACGACGACCTGTCGACGATGGGGATCTCGCGCGACGCGTACAACCCGGGCGCCCTGAGCGTCATGGAGAACGGCGGCACGCTCTACGGCCTTCCCTACGACACCGCCGCGATGCTGCTCTTCTACAACGCCGATCTGTTCGCCCAGGCCGGCGCCCCGCTCCCCACCAACGACTGGACGATCGACGACTTCGAGAAGGCGGCGAGCGAGATCACCGCGAAGGCCGGCGCGAAGGGCTTCGCCGTCTCGGTCGACGAGTTCCAGTGGCTATCGCTCCCGATGGCCGAGACGGGGCTGCAGCCCGTCGACGACTCCGGCGCACTCGACCTCACGAACCCGAGCTTCGTCGAGGCGGCCACCCGCTACGGCGACCTCGTCACCAAGCTCGGCGTGTCCGACGCCGTCCCCTCCGCCTCGGACTCGGCGTGGACCACCACGCAGTTCGAGAACGGCAAGGCCGCGATGATCATCGAGGGCACCTGGATGGCATCCACCCTCACCGGTCCCGACCTCGGATTCTCGGCCGGTGCGGTGCGCATCCCGCGCGGCGACGACGGCGCGTACGGCGTGGCCCTCGGCTCCGGCTACGGCATCGCCGCCAACTGCGAGGACAAGGAGGCCGCGCTCAAGGTGCTCAGCGCCCTGTCGAGCCCCGACGTGCAGTCGGTGATCGCGGAGCAGGGCGGCTACCCGGCCCAGCTCGCCAGCCAGCCGGAGTTCTTCACGGCCCTTCCGGATGCCACCCGCGACAACCTCACGCAGGCCTTCACCGCCGCGTTCGAGGGCGCCGTGTCGCAGCGCGTGACCGACCAGTGGACGCAGGTGGCGACCGCGACGCCGAACGAGCTCGTGAGCGTCTACACCGGCCAGGCGACCATGTCGTCGGTGCTCGAGAACCTCGAGTCGCGCTTCGGCAACTGAGTCCCCCGGGAGGCGGCGCCCGCCGGGCGCCGCCTCCCTCTCACCCCGTCCCCCTCGTCACGCAGGAGCACCGCCATGACCGACGACCGCACCGACTGGTTCGTCCACGATCGCTTCGGGATGTTCGTCCACTTCGGGCTGTACAGCGTGGCCGCCCGCCACGAGTGGGTGCAGAACTACGAGCGCATCGAGGCCGCGGACTACGCCCGCTACGCGCGGTTCTTCGAGCCCGACCTCTTCGACGCCCCGACCCTGGCGCGCCAGGCCCGCGAGGCCGGCGCCCGCTACGTCGTGCTCACCGCCAAGCACCACGAGGGCTTCTGCCTGTGGAACACCGCGACGACCGGCTTCAACGCGGTCGAGGCCTGCGGCCGCGACCTGGTGCGCGAGTACGTCGACGCGCTGCGCGCCGAGGGCCTGCGCGTCGGGATCTACTTCTCGCTGCTGGACTGGTCGCACCCGCACTACACGATCGACCGGCACCACCCCCAGCGCGGCGCCGCCGACGTCGCCGAGCGCAACGCCGACCGCGACATGGCGATCTACCGCGAGTACCTGCACGCTCAGGTGCGGGAGCTGCTCACGGGCTACGGTCCGCTCGACTACCTCTTCTTCGACTTCACCGAGCCCGCCGAAGAAGACGGCCTGCCCGGCAAGTCGCCCGAAGACTGGGATGCCGAGACCCTGCTGGCGATGTGCCGCGAGCTGCAGCCCGACATGGTGGTGAACGACCGCCTCGGCATCCCCGCCGATCTCGTCACCCCCGAGCAGTACCAGCCGGTCCGACCGTTCGAGCGCGACGGCGTCCCGCTCGTGTGGGAGGCCTGCCAGACGATCAACGGCAGCTGGGGCTACCACCGCGACAACCACGACGGCAAGAGCGCGGCCCTGCTCGTGCGCATGCTCGCGAGCTCCGTCGCGCTCGGCGGGAATCTGCTGCTCAACGTGGGTCCCACCGGTCGCGGCGAGATCGCGCCGCGCGACGCCGCCCTGCTGTCGCAGGTGGGCGAGTGGATGACCCGACACGCGGATGCCATCCGCGGGGCCGGCGCATCGCGCTTCGTCGCACCGTCGGGCGTCGTCTACACCCAGCGCGGCGACCGCCTCTACGCGCACCTCTTCGACTGGCCCTTCGGCCTGCTGCACCTGCCCGACCTCGCCGATCGGGTCGAGTTCGCGCGCTTCCTCGACGACGGGTCCGAGGTGCTGTTCGAGAGCATCCCCGCCGATCAGCAGGCCTTCAACCTCCTGCCCGCGGCGCCCGCGCCCGGAACCCTGACGCTCAAGCTCCCCGTCCAGCCGCCGTCGGTCGCACTCCCCGTGATCGAGCTGCGACTGCGGGCCTCCTCCTGACGAAAGGCCACCGGATGGTCACCGAATCCTCCATCGCCCCGCGGCGACGGCGCCGCAGCACGATCGAGACGAGGGAACGCCGCCAGGCGCTCGGCTTCATCACTCCGGCCGTGCTCGGTCTCGCGGTCTTCACCGTCCTCCCCGTGGGACTCGCGATCGTGATGAGCCTGTTCGACTGGCCGATCTTCGGCAAGCGCGCGTTCGTCGGCATCGACAACTACGTGACGCTGCTGACCTCGTCGCCCGACTTCTGGCCGGCGCTGCGCAACTCCGCGGTGTTCACGCTGCTCTACGTGCCGCTGAACCTCATCGTGGCGCTCGGGCTCTCGCTGCTCCTCGGACCCCGCATCCGCGGTCGCGCCGTGTTCCGCGTGCTGTTCTTCATCCCCGTCGTCACGCCGATCGTGGCGAGCGCGCTCATCTGGCGTCTGGCGCTGCAGCCCGACGGGCTGCTCAACGGCATGACGGTCTCGCTCTTCGGGTGGGAGCTGCCGAACTTCCTCGTCGACCAGAACTGGGCCATGCTCGCCGTCGTCGCGATGAGCGTGTGGGCGGGCATGGGCTACAACATGCTCGTGCTGACCGCGGCGCTCGAGCAGGTCCCCACCTCGGTGGTGGAAGCCGCCCAGATCGACGGGGCCCGCGGCATCCGTCTCGTCGCCCAGGTGATCATCCCGCTCATCTCCCCGGCGATCTTCTTCGCCGCGGTGATGACGATCATCTCGTCGATGCAGGTGTTCGCGCAGCCGCAGCTGCTCACCGGCGGCGGCCCCGGCACCTCCACGGTGCCGCTGGTGATGTTCATCTACAACACCGGCTTCAAGTTCCAGGACCTCGGTCTCGCCGCCGCGGGCGCGTGGATCCTGTTCGTCATCATCATCGGCATCACGGCGCTGCAGTTCCGGGCGCAGAAGAGGTGGGTGCACTATGAGCACTGAGACCCTACGACAGACCCACCGCCCCACGCCGCTGTCGCCCGCGACCGCCGTCGAGGGTCCCCGCGGCGGCCGACGCGGGCGCCGACGCAGCCAGCCGGCCTCCCGCGGCGAGCGCTTCGGTCTGATCGCCGCGTACCTCGCGGTGATCGTCGCGGCCGTGATCTTCGCGGCCCCGCTGATCTACGCGTTCTTCTCGGCCCTCAAGCCCTCGAACG
This window contains:
- a CDS encoding ROK family protein, translating into MSAPYRHLASTGGVFSLIRDGLARSRSDLSRLTGLAPSTITLRVDELLTLGVVEEAGETASRGGRRPRNLALARDGRVVAGIDLGAAHATIILEDLRGTRVARHRMTLDISRAPEVVLRGIHREVLSLVEAAAEPVTLAGIGLAVPGPVGVPDGRIISPSRMPGWNGIDASAILGGIAGVPVRCENDANAMALGEHIAGGRRSRNMLVVKAGSSIGVGIIVDGALYRGATGVAGDITHIAVAGSTVACVCGRVGCLDAIAGGRAIGEAMTAGGIRIDDVAQLSELAHDGHPLATRLLREAGLRTGSVLATVVGFFNPERLVLGGIIATTDAFVAGVRSSIYDLCLPLSTSSLEVSASEEGWDIGARGAALLVRDELLSAASIDNLTRSNA
- a CDS encoding chorismate mutase; amino-acid sequence: MTDADPTTILQGLRGSIDNIDAALIFLLAERFRCTKQVGVLKAQHGMPASDPSREEQQIARLMRLAEDADLDPAFAEKWFNFVVAEVIRHHRSAAAHPGTD
- a CDS encoding ABC transporter substrate-binding protein, which codes for MHKKRIAFAGLVAVTAMGFTACASGGGAADGGKTTIVWNMWAGDTASEQKLKDQMAVAQKLVGDDITIELQTAPWADYFTKLNTNMASGKVACVTGMNGQRLAGYTEVFDELTDDDLSTMGISRDAYNPGALSVMENGGTLYGLPYDTAAMLLFYNADLFAQAGAPLPTNDWTIDDFEKAASEITAKAGAKGFAVSVDEFQWLSLPMAETGLQPVDDSGALDLTNPSFVEAATRYGDLVTKLGVSDAVPSASDSAWTTTQFENGKAAMIIEGTWMASTLTGPDLGFSAGAVRIPRGDDGAYGVALGSGYGIAANCEDKEAALKVLSALSSPDVQSVIAEQGGYPAQLASQPEFFTALPDATRDNLTQAFTAAFEGAVSQRVTDQWTQVATATPNELVSVYTGQATMSSVLENLESRFGN
- a CDS encoding AI-2E family transporter, which codes for MSRSTRPDPTSEGAEAGTPTSRDKPVWSAVSRPYAAGFFLTLGGLTALLLGAALSNISTVLIYIAIALFVALALDPLVRMLVRRGLSRAWSIVIVFGGLAVILAGALWLLIPPVVRQVEQFVRDIPNFVNDLIDSDAVHWVESNFGDSLGDVLKEVQGFATNPTNIAAIGGGLLQVGITIGTFVSGAIIVLVLSLYFLASLPKMKNSLVRLTPARSRATVSDMTGQITDSVGGYLAGMVVLALCNAVFAFIVLTILQQPFAALLAALAFGITLIPLVGSVLFWATATVFTLIVSPSAGLIFAIVYLVYMQVEAYLLTPRVMNRTISVPGSLVVIGALVGGTLLGLLGALVAIPVTASVLLIIKQIVIPRQDAKK
- a CDS encoding carbohydrate ABC transporter permease, translating into MVTESSIAPRRRRRSTIETRERRQALGFITPAVLGLAVFTVLPVGLAIVMSLFDWPIFGKRAFVGIDNYVTLLTSSPDFWPALRNSAVFTLLYVPLNLIVALGLSLLLGPRIRGRAVFRVLFFIPVVTPIVASALIWRLALQPDGLLNGMTVSLFGWELPNFLVDQNWAMLAVVAMSVWAGMGYNMLVLTAALEQVPTSVVEAAQIDGARGIRLVAQVIIPLISPAIFFAAVMTIISSMQVFAQPQLLTGGGPGTSTVPLVMFIYNTGFKFQDLGLAAAGAWILFVIIIGITALQFRAQKRWVHYEH
- a CDS encoding alpha-L-fucosidase — its product is MTDDRTDWFVHDRFGMFVHFGLYSVAARHEWVQNYERIEAADYARYARFFEPDLFDAPTLARQAREAGARYVVLTAKHHEGFCLWNTATTGFNAVEACGRDLVREYVDALRAEGLRVGIYFSLLDWSHPHYTIDRHHPQRGAADVAERNADRDMAIYREYLHAQVRELLTGYGPLDYLFFDFTEPAEEDGLPGKSPEDWDAETLLAMCRELQPDMVVNDRLGIPADLVTPEQYQPVRPFERDGVPLVWEACQTINGSWGYHRDNHDGKSAALLVRMLASSVALGGNLLLNVGPTGRGEIAPRDAALLSQVGEWMTRHADAIRGAGASRFVAPSGVVYTQRGDRLYAHLFDWPFGLLHLPDLADRVEFARFLDDGSEVLFESIPADQQAFNLLPAAPAPGTLTLKLPVQPPSVALPVIELRLRASS